One Amaranthus tricolor cultivar Red isolate AtriRed21 chromosome 1, ASM2621246v1, whole genome shotgun sequence DNA window includes the following coding sequences:
- the LOC130820741 gene encoding protein THALLO isoform X2: MGKRGKSQKKGPQHSKKIKLHNEDVDFNNMDDEIDAFHKKRDIIPLDVNADNVDSDDEDDEQPIFDYEGVDGDEEEEDDDDDGDDSNLKGLVAKIARQQKFLREKLGGLDDDEHEEDEEDEKKQKVWSRGKSAYYGSDDDFELQSSGEDTPAEEEEEVIKLQKERAETLRDEDFGLQNDEEEDSDEEPTLGEIMVKGKPKLKSSSDKEAENDAAPMYEEVEKDLSALSRDELMDVVYSSAPELVGLLAELNDATMQLETQVNPLLSKVGKRVNDKKERLHYLEVKQILLIAYCQAITFYLLLKSEGLQVRDHPVVARLVEIKTLLGKMKELDGYIPDGFEGALIEKANAAPAKKLAAKTSDKSSDHFAKLGELTGFVVDKEPSKKVDEPVQKQSVEVNEKKQRFNKGQPVSSESMKMLQYRAALEEKLKQKAGSVAPKSDNTQKHKSKKLAGKLETTDDFDDDAMYLEDTTRDNRRTSSLSSKLSQIVPAKKKMLKGISGDDDLPERDDLGERRWKHELRVLARAGIKSKDDDDAQLESELASSGGDESGGDESGGEESEDYYNLIKQQREAKLKMKAQKYSRNPQVQFELESTVDCKRHITTQMEKNRGLTRDRKKEIKNPRKKYRGKYKKAVTHRKGQVREYKQPKFSYDGETTGINPNISRSIRF; the protein is encoded by the exons ATGGGGAAGCGTGGGAAGAGTCAGAAGAAAGGTCCTCAACATTCAAAGAAAATTAAGCTGCATAATGAAGATGTAGACTTCAATAATATGGATGACGAAATTGATGCTT TTCATAAGAAAAGGGATATAATTCCATTGGATGTTAATGCTGATAATGTTGATTCTGACGATGAAGATGATGAGCAGCCTATTTTTGATTATGag GGCGTTGATggggatgaagaagaagaagatgatgatgatgatggagatGATAGCAATCTAAAAGGCCTTGTTGCTAAAA TTGCAAGGCAGCAGAAATTTTTAAGGGAAAAGTTAGGTGGTCTTGATGATGATGAGCATGAGGAGGATGAGGAGGATGAGAAGAAACAAAAGGTGTGGTCTAGGGGAAAGAGTGCCTACTATGGTTCAGATGACGATTTTGAG TTACAATCAAGTGGTGAGGATACTCCtgcagaggaagaagaagaggtaaTAAAATTGCAGAAGGAACGAGCAGAAACTCTGAGGGATGAGGATTTTGGCCTCCAGAATGATGAGGAAGAGGACAGTGATGAAGAGCCGACTCTTGGT GAAATTATGGTAAAAGGGAAGCCTAAATTAAAATCTTCAAGTGATAAAGAGGCTGAAAATGATGCTGCTCCTATGTATGAAGAGGTTGAGAAAGATTTGAGTGCATTATCAAGGGATGAGCTAATGGATGTTGTATATAG TTCTGCCCCAGAATTAGTTGGACTTCTTGCAGAGTTAAATGATGCTACCATGCAGCTTGAGACCCAAGTTAATCCCCTTCTTTCTAAG GTTGGAAAAAGGGTGAATGATAAAAAAGAAAGATTACATTATTTGGAGGTGAAACAAATCCTGCTGATTGCGTATTGCCAAGCTATTACTTTTTATCTTCTTTTGAAATCAGAAGGATTGCAAGTTCGTGATCATCCAGTCGTAGCCCGCCTTGTGGAAATCAAGACCTTGTTGGGCAAG ATGAAAGAACTTGATGGGTATATTCCAGATGGATTTGAGGGTGCATTGATTGAAAAGGCCAATGCTGCACCtgctaagaagctagctgctaAGACTAGTGATAAATCATCTGATCATTTTGCGAAACTTGGTGAGCTTACTGGTTTTGTGGTTGATAAAGAACCGTCCAAG AAGGTGGACGAACCAGTTCAAAAGCAGTCTGTGGAAGTTAATGAAAAGAAACAGAGGTTTAACAAAGGCCAG CCAGTGAGCTCAGAGAGCATGAAGATGTTACAATATAGAGCCGCACTTGAGGAAAAGTTGAAGCAAAAAGCTGGTTCTGTTGCACCAAAGTCCGACAATACCCAGAAACACAAATCTAAAAAGCTTGCTGG AAAACTTGAAACTACcgatgattttgatgatgatgcCATGTATTTGGAGGACACCACTCGTGACAATAGGCGAACCTCTAGTCTATCTAGTAAACTCTCTCAAATTGTTCCTGCCAAGAAAAAAATGCTGAAG GGGATTTCTGGTGATGATGACTTGCCAGAAAGAGATGATTTAGGAGAACGGAGATGGAAACATGAGCTCCGAGTCTTGGCTAGAGCTGGAATTAAGTCAAAAGATGACGATGATGCTCAACTTGAGAGTGAGCTAGCAAGTTCAGGCGGTGATGAATCAGGCGGTGACGAATCAGGTGGTGAAGAATCCGAAGATTActacaatctaataaaacaacaacgagAAGCAAAGCTTAAAATGAAAGCACAAAAGTATTCAAG AAACCCGCAAGTCCAATTTGAACTGGAGTCTACTGTTGATTGTAAACGTCACATTACCACTCAG ATGGAGAAAAACAGAGGACTCACGCGTGACCGGAAGAAGGAGATCAAAAATCCGAGGAAGAAGTACAGG GGTAAGTATAAAAAAGCCGTCACTCATCGTAAAGGACAGGTGCGTGAATACAAGCAACCGAAGTTTAGTTATGATGGGGAAACTACCGGTATTAATCCTAATATTAGTAGAAGCATCAGGTTTTAG
- the LOC130818944 gene encoding phenylcoumaran benzylic ether reductase Betv6-like codes for MAEKSKILVIGGTGYIGKFIVEASAKLGNPTFALVRNETISNSDKAPIIDNFKKLGVNLVTGDLYNHESLVKAIKEVDVVISTVGAFQLADQVKIIDAIKEAGNVKRFFPSEFGVDVDRTSAVEPAKSTFDVKVQIRRATEAAGIPYTFVSANLFAGYFIPTFSQPGATAPPRDKVVILGDGNVTAVYNKEEDIGSYTILAADDPRTLNKILYIKPPGNIYSFNQLVSLWEKKIGKTLEKEYVPEEQILKNIQESPVPINIFLAISHAVFVNGDTTRIKIEASFGVEASELYPDVKYTSVDEYLNQFV; via the exons ATGGCTGAAAAAAGCAAGATTTTGGTAATCGGCGGCACCGGATACATTGGTAAATTCATCGTCGAAGCGAGTGCAAAGTTGGGTAATCCCACATTTGCGCTTGTTCGCAACGAGACTATCTCTAATTCCGATAAGGCACCTATTATTGATAACTTTAAGAAGTTGGGTGTAAATTTAGTCACA GGAGATCTTTACAATCATGAAAGTTTAGTGAAGGCGATTAAAGAAGTAGATGTGGTGATCTCCACCGTTGGTGCCTTTCAGTTGGCGGATCAAGTTAAGATCATTGATGCTATTAAGGAAGCTGGTAACGTTAAG AGATTCTTTCCGTCGGAATTTGGCGTGGACGTGGACCGTACAAGTGCCGTGGAGCCTGCAAAATCGACGTTCGATGTCAAAGTACAAATACGACGAGCAACTGAGGCTGCCGGAATTCCCTACACATTTGTGTCAGCTAACTTATTTGCTGGCTACTTTATCCCTACTTTCTCTCAACCTGGTGCCACTGCCCCTCCAAGAGACAAAGTTGTCATTTTAGGTGATGGAAATGTCACAG CTGTATATAACAAGGAAGAGGATATTGGAAGCTACACCATTTTAGCAGCAGATGATCCAAGAACCCTAAACAAGATCCTTTACATCAAGCCTCCTGGTAACATTTACTCCTTTAATCAGCTTGTTTCCTTGTGGGAGAAAAAGATTGGTAAAACCCTTGAGAAGGAATATGTTCCTGAAGAACAAATcttgaagaatatacaag AATCACCAGTACCAATCAACATATTTCTGGCAATATCCCATGCTGTATTTGTGAATGGTGATACAACTAGGATTAAAATCGAAGCTTCTTTTGGAGTGGAAGCTTCAGAGCTTTATCCTGATGTCAAATACACCTCTGTGGATGAATACCTCAACCAATTTGTTTAG
- the LOC130820741 gene encoding protein THALLO isoform X1: MGKRGKSQKKGPQHSKKIKLHNEDVDFNNMDDEIDAFHKKRDIIPLDVNADNVDSDDEDDEQPIFDYEGVDGDEEEEDDDDDGDDSNLKGLVAKIARQQKFLREKLGGLDDDEHEEDEEDEKKQKVWSRGKSAYYGSDDDFELQSSGEDTPAEEEEEVIKLQKERAETLRDEDFGLQNDEEEDSDEEPTLGEIMVKGKPKLKSSSDKEAENDAAPMYEEVEKDLSALSRDELMDVVYSSAPELVGLLAELNDATMQLETQVNPLLSKVGKRVNDKKERLHYLEVKQILLIAYCQAITFYLLLKSEGLQVRDHPVVARLVEIKTLLGKMKELDGYIPDGFEGALIEKANAAPAKKLAAKTSDKSSDHFAKLGELTGFVVDKEPSKKVDEPVQKQSVEVNEKKQRFNKGQDQPVSSESMKMLQYRAALEEKLKQKAGSVAPKSDNTQKHKSKKLAGKLETTDDFDDDAMYLEDTTRDNRRTSSLSSKLSQIVPAKKKMLKGISGDDDLPERDDLGERRWKHELRVLARAGIKSKDDDDAQLESELASSGGDESGGDESGGEESEDYYNLIKQQREAKLKMKAQKYSRNPQVQFELESTVDCKRHITTQMEKNRGLTRDRKKEIKNPRKKYRGKYKKAVTHRKGQVREYKQPKFSYDGETTGINPNISRSIRF, encoded by the exons ATGGGGAAGCGTGGGAAGAGTCAGAAGAAAGGTCCTCAACATTCAAAGAAAATTAAGCTGCATAATGAAGATGTAGACTTCAATAATATGGATGACGAAATTGATGCTT TTCATAAGAAAAGGGATATAATTCCATTGGATGTTAATGCTGATAATGTTGATTCTGACGATGAAGATGATGAGCAGCCTATTTTTGATTATGag GGCGTTGATggggatgaagaagaagaagatgatgatgatgatggagatGATAGCAATCTAAAAGGCCTTGTTGCTAAAA TTGCAAGGCAGCAGAAATTTTTAAGGGAAAAGTTAGGTGGTCTTGATGATGATGAGCATGAGGAGGATGAGGAGGATGAGAAGAAACAAAAGGTGTGGTCTAGGGGAAAGAGTGCCTACTATGGTTCAGATGACGATTTTGAG TTACAATCAAGTGGTGAGGATACTCCtgcagaggaagaagaagaggtaaTAAAATTGCAGAAGGAACGAGCAGAAACTCTGAGGGATGAGGATTTTGGCCTCCAGAATGATGAGGAAGAGGACAGTGATGAAGAGCCGACTCTTGGT GAAATTATGGTAAAAGGGAAGCCTAAATTAAAATCTTCAAGTGATAAAGAGGCTGAAAATGATGCTGCTCCTATGTATGAAGAGGTTGAGAAAGATTTGAGTGCATTATCAAGGGATGAGCTAATGGATGTTGTATATAG TTCTGCCCCAGAATTAGTTGGACTTCTTGCAGAGTTAAATGATGCTACCATGCAGCTTGAGACCCAAGTTAATCCCCTTCTTTCTAAG GTTGGAAAAAGGGTGAATGATAAAAAAGAAAGATTACATTATTTGGAGGTGAAACAAATCCTGCTGATTGCGTATTGCCAAGCTATTACTTTTTATCTTCTTTTGAAATCAGAAGGATTGCAAGTTCGTGATCATCCAGTCGTAGCCCGCCTTGTGGAAATCAAGACCTTGTTGGGCAAG ATGAAAGAACTTGATGGGTATATTCCAGATGGATTTGAGGGTGCATTGATTGAAAAGGCCAATGCTGCACCtgctaagaagctagctgctaAGACTAGTGATAAATCATCTGATCATTTTGCGAAACTTGGTGAGCTTACTGGTTTTGTGGTTGATAAAGAACCGTCCAAG AAGGTGGACGAACCAGTTCAAAAGCAGTCTGTGGAAGTTAATGAAAAGAAACAGAGGTTTAACAAAGGCCAG GATCAGCCAGTGAGCTCAGAGAGCATGAAGATGTTACAATATAGAGCCGCACTTGAGGAAAAGTTGAAGCAAAAAGCTGGTTCTGTTGCACCAAAGTCCGACAATACCCAGAAACACAAATCTAAAAAGCTTGCTGG AAAACTTGAAACTACcgatgattttgatgatgatgcCATGTATTTGGAGGACACCACTCGTGACAATAGGCGAACCTCTAGTCTATCTAGTAAACTCTCTCAAATTGTTCCTGCCAAGAAAAAAATGCTGAAG GGGATTTCTGGTGATGATGACTTGCCAGAAAGAGATGATTTAGGAGAACGGAGATGGAAACATGAGCTCCGAGTCTTGGCTAGAGCTGGAATTAAGTCAAAAGATGACGATGATGCTCAACTTGAGAGTGAGCTAGCAAGTTCAGGCGGTGATGAATCAGGCGGTGACGAATCAGGTGGTGAAGAATCCGAAGATTActacaatctaataaaacaacaacgagAAGCAAAGCTTAAAATGAAAGCACAAAAGTATTCAAG AAACCCGCAAGTCCAATTTGAACTGGAGTCTACTGTTGATTGTAAACGTCACATTACCACTCAG ATGGAGAAAAACAGAGGACTCACGCGTGACCGGAAGAAGGAGATCAAAAATCCGAGGAAGAAGTACAGG GGTAAGTATAAAAAAGCCGTCACTCATCGTAAAGGACAGGTGCGTGAATACAAGCAACCGAAGTTTAGTTATGATGGGGAAACTACCGGTATTAATCCTAATATTAGTAGAAGCATCAGGTTTTAG